Part of the Brevibacillus brevis genome is shown below.
AATTGAAAGAACGGTTGCCAGTTTCCCTGGGCTCGTTCCTGTTTGGCTGCATTCATATCAATTCTCTCCTCGATTCTTCATGGAATGCGAAATCGGTTCCTGTGCCGTTTGGAGCAATCGGGCTTTCCCTAGTAGGAACGCTCCCACCCATCCAAGGACCAGCAGCAGGAGGCCGAGCGTAAAGACGTTCTGCACGCCTCTTTCCAGGCTGGGCTGTATGTGGATCAGCGCCCCCATGATACTGACACCGATGGTAGCGCCCATGGAGCGGACGAATCCGAAAAGCGAAGTCACAACCCCGCGCTGCCTTCGGTCAACGGCGCTCTGCATGGCGGTACCCAACACCGGCATCAGCGGCCCCATGCCCAATCCCGCTACGATTAAATACGCGGCAAGCGCCGCCATCGTCACATGGCTGTCGATCTGGCTCAATAGGCCGAAGCCCATCACCACGACGGCCAAACTCACCCAGACGATCTGCCGGTAAGAGAATCGGTTGAGCAACCGCCCCCCGACGATATTGCCGGCAATCAGGGAGAGCATAAACGGGATCAGCATGTTTCCCGCCGCGGAAGGGGACAATCCCTTGACGCCCTGCAGAAACAGCGGGACGTACGTGATCGCGCCGAACATGCCCGCACTCATCAAAAACGATACGATGCTGGAGCTGGTGATGACGGGATTGCGAAACAAGGACAAGGGCAGGATCGGCTCCTTCACCTTCGTCTCGATCCACAAAAACAGTCCGAGCAACACCCCGCCCAGCCCGTAAAGTCCAAGCAGCATCCCGTCCGTCTCCCTGCCATTTCCGCTTAGGACGAGGGCGAGCAAGATCGCGATGATCGATCCGCTCAAAGCCACTGCTCCCGGCCAGTCGATCGGATGCTTCGTTTCCTCCCGCTTTTCCGCGAGGCCTGCCGTCAAAAATCCGACCGCCGCCAAGCCAAACGGCAAATTGACGTAAAAGACCCAGTGCCAGCTAACGTGCTCGGTGAGGTATCCTCCAAGGGCTGGCCCGAGAATGCTCGATACCCCGAAGACTGCCGCAAACAGCCCTTGAAATTTCCCTCTTCTCTCCGGTGGATACAGATCGCCGACGATCGTCATCGCGATCGGCATGAGCGCGCCTGCCCCCAGGCCCTGTATTCCGCGAAACACGATCAGCTGTGCCATGTTTTCGGCCAGCCCGCACAGTGCGGAGCCCGCGAGAAAGAACGTCATGCCTGTAATGTACATCCGTTTTCTTCCGTACAAATCCGCGAGCTTTCCATAGATGGGCATGCTGGTCGTAGACGTCAGCATGTAAATGGAAAAGACCCAGCTGTAAAGCGATAATCCTCCCAGTTCCTCGACCACTGTCGGCATGGCTGTGGCTGTAATCGTCTGATCGAGGGATGACAGGAGAATCCCCAAAAGCAAACCGGTCAAAATCAGCCCGGGTTTCCCTTGCTTCCCGTTTTCCATCCTTCCTCTCTCCTTTGTCAAGGTTGACGTGTTCCTTCTTTGCAAGAGAAAAGATACCGCATGAATGTAAACGGAATATAAACGGGATAATACGGGAGGTTAGGTACATTCCAGTTCGACCGCTCTTTTTCTCCGATGATTTTTGTATAGAAATGATGAATTTGGGGTAGATGGCGGGAAACAAATCGAGTATAATAGGTTCGTAATGAAGAAACGAAACTGCGTTTCACCAGATGAAACCCCATGAATCTTTAGGGAGGTCGTATACATTGGCTAAACAAGATGCTTACAAAGTAAAATCCTCCTTGCAAGTAGGCGACAAGTCTTTTGCGTACTATCGCCTGCAAGGGTTGGAAGAACAAGGAATTGGAGAAGTTTCCAAGCTGCCGTTCTCCATTAAAGTACTGCTTGAAGCAGCGGTTCGTCAATTTGATGGCCGCGCCATCACCAAAGAACACGTACAACAACTGGCCACCTGGACAAAAGGCCGCGACGCAAACAAAGAAGTACCGCTTGCGCCTGCACGCATCGTGCTGCAAGACTTCACCGGTGTACCTGCCGTTGTAGACTTGGCTGCTATGCGCATCGCTATGAAACGCGCCGGTGGAGATCCAAAACGAATCAACCCGCTCGTTCCGGTTGACCTCGTTATCGACCACTCCGTCATGGTTGACGATTTCGGAAACCCTGCGGCACTCGAAAACAACATGAAGCTGGAATTCGAACGCAACGCTGAGCGCTATCGTTTCCTGCGTTGGGCGCAAACTGCGTTTGACAACTTCCGTGCCGTACCTCCAGCAACCGGGATCGTTCACCAAGTAAACCTGGAGTATCTGGCTACTGTCATCGCTACCCGTGAAGTAGACGGCGAACTGGTCGCGTTCCCTGACTCTCTCGTAGGTACCGACTCCCACACCACCATGATCAACGGTCTTGGCGTACTGGGCTGGGGCGTTGGCGGTATCGAGGCAGAAGCAGGAATGCTCGGTCAACCGCTGTATTTCGTAACACCGGAAGTCGTTGGTTTCAAACTGACTGGTACGCTGAGTGCCGGCGCAACTGCAACCGACCTGGCTCTGACTGTTACGCAAATGCTGCGTAAAAAAGGCGTGGTAGGTAAATTCGTGGAATTCTACGGACCTGGCCTGTCCAACATCTCGCTGGCTGACCGCGCTACCGTAGCAAACATGGCACCTGAATACGGCGCTACGATGGGCTTCTTCCCAGTAGACGCTGAAACGCTGAACTACCTGCGTCAAACCGGTCGCGAAGAAGATCTGATCTCCCTGGTAGAAACTTACACCAAAGCTCAAGGTCTCTTCCGTACTGACGATACGCCAGACCCGGTATTCTCCGAAACCTTGGAACTGGATCTGTCCACCGTCGTACCAAGCCTTGCTGGTCCAAAACGCCCGCAAGACCGCGTAGAACTGACTGCGATGAAGGAATCCTTCAACAACAGCCTGCGCACACCGATCGACAAAGGCGGCTTCGGTCTCTCCGAAGAGAAAATCGCAGCTTCCGCACCGGTTACTTATGCAAACGGTGAAACAGCTACACTCAAAACAGGTTCTGTCGTTATCGCAGCGATCACTTCCTGTACCAATACATCGAACCCAAGCGTAATGCTGGGCGCTGGTCTCCTGGCGAAAAAAGCAGTGGAAAAAGGCTTGAAAAAACCGCCATTCGTGAAGAGCTCCCTGGCTCCAGGATCCCGTGTCGTTACGCAATACCTGAAAGACGCTGGTCTGATCGACTCTTTGGACGCTATCGGCTTCAACGTCGTCGGTTACGGTTGCACCACTTGCATCGGTAACTCCGGTCCATTGCCAGAGGAAACCAGCAAAGCAATCGCGGACGAAGATCTGACTGTAGCAGCTGTACTGTCCGGTAACCGCAACTTCGAAGGACGCATCCACGCACAGGTAAAAGCGAACTACCTCGCTTCTCCTCCGCTCGTTATTGCATACGCACTGGCGGGTACTGTGGATATCGACCTGACTACCGAGCCGATCGGTACTGGCAAAGACGGTCAACCGGTATTCTTGAAAGACATCTGGCCAACTCCGCAAGAAATCGCAGCAGCGATGGACAAAGCGATGAACCCTGCTCTGTTCCGTGCCGAGTACGGCCAAGTGTTTACCCAAAACGAAGCTTGGAACCAAATCGACGTTCCAACTGGCGATCTGTACGAGTGGGATGAAAAATCCACGTACATCCAAGAACCGCCATTCTTCAAAAACCTGACTGGCGACATTGGTCACATCGAAGACGTCCTGGCAGCGAAAGCAATCGCTCTGTTCGGTGACTCCGTAACAACCGACCACATCTCCCCAGCAGGTAACATCTCGCCGACCAGCCCTGCAGGCAAATACCTGCAAGAAAACGGCGTAGAACGCAAAGACTTCAACTCTTACGGCGCTCGTCGCGGTAGCCACGACGTCATGATGCGTGGTACGTTCGCAAACATCCGCATCCGCAACCAAGTGGCTCCAGGCACTGAGGGCGGCGTAACCAAGTACTTGCCAACTGGCGAAGTTATGTCCATCTACGATGCTTCCATGAAGTATCAAGCAGACGGCACTCCACTCGTCGTGCTGGCTGGTAAAGAGTACGGTACCGGTTCTTCCCGTGACTGGGCAGCCAAAGGTACGTTCCTCCTGGGCATCAAAGCGGTTATCGCCGAGAGCTTCGAGCGTATCCACCGTGCAAACCTGGTAGGTATGGGCGTTCTGCCTCTGCAATTCGCAGACGGAAACAGCTGGAAGTCTCTGGGCATCGATGGAACAGAATCCTTCAGCATCCAAGGTCTCTCGGACGATGTTCAACCTGGCCAACGCGTGAAAGTGACCGCTACCCGCGTAGACGGCAGCACCTTCGACTTCGATGTCATCGTGCGTCTGGACTCCATGGTAGACGTCGACTACTATCGCAACGGCGGTATCCTGCAAACGGTTCTGCGCCAGCTGCTGGATGAAGGCAAACCAGTTAACGCATAAATGATTCACTAAAATACGTTCGCTACAGCACCCACCCAAAAAAGAGGCAGCCATCGAGCAATCGATGAGCTGCCTCTTTGCGTTGCCGTTTTGGTTATTTTCCATTCGGTCTGGCCGTCATTTCCCTGCCAGCTCTGCTGCCGCCTGTTTTCTCCTGCTCCACTGCTGCTCGATCAAACCGGATGCAAGCGTGACGCCGGCAAATACGAGCAAACCTCCCCACACTTGCGCCTGCGTGATGCTCTCGCCCATGATGACGCTGATCATCGCCGTGAACACCGGGATCAGATTCAAGGTGATGCCGGCCTTGCTGGCCCCGACAGCACGTACGGAGACATTCCAAAACACGAACGAGCAGATGGACGGAAACAGCACGATATAGAGAATGCCCGCGATCGCCATTGGGCTGATTGCTGAGAAATCGACTCCTTCCGCGATGGCAAAGGGCAGCATCATCGCGGTTCCCAAAATCGTCGATGCCGCGGTGGCCGTTACGGGAGGCACCCCCTTCAACCGCTTGCCTGTGATGGAATACAGTGACCAAACCAGCACACAGCCCAGGACCAGCAGATCTCCCTGATTGTAATCCGTCTGAAACACGTGCGCGATCTTTCCCCGGGTCAAGATCACCAGCACTCCCAAGAGTGACAGCGCGAATCCGGCTGCCTGTACGCGCGACACCCGTTCCCGCAGGAGCAATACGGAAAAGAGCACGATGACCCCCGGGTTGAGGGCCGTCACCAGGGCCGCGTTGGTGGCGGACGTATGCTGGAGCGACGTATACAGCAAAACGTTAAAGCCGATTACTCCGAGCAGGCCCATCAGCGAGAGCGGCAGCCATGCCCTCGCCGCCTGCTTCCAATCCGGCTTTTCCAAAAGCTGCGCGAGCGGAATCAAGATGACAAGCGCGAGAACCCATCGCGAGAACGTCAGCCAAAGAGGGCTCAGCTCCGAGACGACGTACTTGCCAAACACGTAATTGCCTGCCCAAAAAAGATTGCAAAACACCAATAACCCCCATGCCCGGTACGTCCCCACACCATCCACTCCTCCATTCATGTCTCTCTTTTTTCGTTGTATCTTTCAGTATCATGGCTCGCTCCCGTTTTTTCAATATTGGAGCTTTATTTTCGGCGCATGACTTCCCCTCGTCCTAGACACCCTTACCATATGAAGGGGGAATCTCGCATGACTTCATCCAACGAAAAAGACTTTGCGCGAATTTACGAAGAGTACAAGGCGAACGGCGAGCAGCAGGCCATTCTGGAAAACGGCGGCGAAGCACAGTCGATCCCGGGCAAGGAGCAGATCGTGGCTGTCCGCAAAAACGACGATGGCGATCTGATCGCATTCAAGACGGATACGGGCCGGGAGCTGGACTACATCACTGCCCTGAGCGAAGCGAAGGCCGGCAAGCTCGCCCACGTCGACGTCTTCCACAAATACGGCCGCGATATTTTGCGCAGCGAGCCAGACGGAATCAAGGAAAACAACCTGGACAACCTGCCGCCGTTCTGAATTGCACCGTACAAAGAAGAGGTCCCCGTTCTTATTCGGTAGACCTCTTTTGGCTTGCAGGCTTCTCTGCTGACAAAATCAACATCATCGGCCTGCGCAGCTCCTCTTTCATCCGAACGTCTTGCTGCATCATTTCCTTCGGAGGCTTCGGCTCCCTCACGGCTTTGATGACGAAACCCGCCTCGATGACATCGTTCATGTACGTGGCGATGGTACGGTGGTATTTGATCACATTTTCATCCAGAAACGAGGTCACCCGCACACCTTCCGACTGATAATCGTCGACAGGCCAGTGCAGGCGCTCCCCGTTTGGCCCGTAGCACCAGTCCTGCTCGGCTCTGGATGTGAAGATCGGGTGTTCGACGGAAAACAGGAAGGTTCCGCCTTGCTTCAAGCAGTCATACACCTTTTGGCACAGCGCCCCGAACGCTTCGACATAGTGGAGGGCAAGCGAGCTTAGGACCACGTCAAACTCCCCGTCCGCAAAGGCGATGTCCTCGATTGCCATCTGCACGTACGCAATGGCAGGGTCATTCGTCTGCTCCCGCGCTTTTTGCAGCATCTTTTCCGAAAGATCGACTCCGACCACCGAGCTCGCCTGCTGCTCTCTGGCATACCGGCAATGCCACCCATACCCGCATCCCAAATCAAGCACGCGCTTGCTTCGCAAATCCGGCAGCAATGACCGGAGTTCCTGCCACTCTCCCGCGGCCTCCAGCCCTCTGATCGACCGCGGCATCTGCTGGTACGCCAAAAAGAAGGACTCGTCGTCGTACTTGTTTTGTTTCATCGCGCTTCACCAGACCTTTCCTGGTAGGAATCGATCAGCCGACACAGCTCCTTCTGCACATCCCCGCGAAACCAGCCGCCGTGGTAGCAGACGATTTGCTCGATGTCATAGGCGAGCAAGCGTTGGACGGAGCGGACCGCCTCCTTTAGATCCAACGCAAAGTGGGGATTGGCAATGTCGAGCTGCCCGTTCTCGTAGACGACCGCATCTCCCGCGATAAGGGTCTTGCTGCCGGGAAGATACAGGGAGATATGGCCCGGCATATGTCCGGGAGTGTGTACGACCTCAATCCCGCCGCACCAGGGAAGCTTTTCGCCATGGGAAACGATCTGGTCGACGACCGCCGGCTCGACAGATGCGAGCGACCGGATGAATTGCTCGGCCCCCGGTTTCAGCTCATCCGGCAGGTCTGCCAATGTCGATTCGGCCTGCTGGAGCCGCAATGACCTTTTGATCCCTTGTACGTACGGGACTTCCCGCTCATGAGCGATGACGGCGATATGCGGATACGCCTCCTTCAGCGCTGCCAATGAACCGATATGGTCGAGATCGTGGTGAGTCACGATCAGCTTGGTGATCGAGCCGAGCGAGAGACCGTATCGTCCGGCCGCCGCTTCAAGCTTTTCCATACTGTCAGGATATCCGCAGTCCACCAGAACCACATCGCGCTCATCCTGCAAGAGGACGGGAGCTATCGATTGTCTTTGCCCTCCGTTTTCGATCTCGATGGTAAGAAGATGCAAGTCGCTCATAAATAAGTACCTCCTCATTCCTCGCCCTATCCATAAGGGTACGACAAGGAACGAGGGGAAGAAAGTTCGACCCTGTTACAGACTCAAAGTTGTACGTTCCGGCTCTCCCGGATGATCCTGCGGATGCTGTGCTCGGTCAGATGATAGCGCAAGGCGAGAGCTTTGACAGCCGCTCC
Proteins encoded:
- a CDS encoding MDR family MFS transporter; protein product: MENGKQGKPGLILTGLLLGILLSSLDQTITATAMPTVVEELGGLSLYSWVFSIYMLTSTTSMPIYGKLADLYGRKRMYITGMTFFLAGSALCGLAENMAQLIVFRGIQGLGAGALMPIAMTIVGDLYPPERRGKFQGLFAAVFGVSSILGPALGGYLTEHVSWHWVFYVNLPFGLAAVGFLTAGLAEKREETKHPIDWPGAVALSGSIIAILLALVLSGNGRETDGMLLGLYGLGGVLLGLFLWIETKVKEPILPLSLFRNPVITSSSIVSFLMSAGMFGAITYVPLFLQGVKGLSPSAAGNMLIPFMLSLIAGNIVGGRLLNRFSYRQIVWVSLAVVVMGFGLLSQIDSHVTMAALAAYLIVAGLGMGPLMPVLGTAMQSAVDRRQRGVVTSLFGFVRSMGATIGVSIMGALIHIQPSLERGVQNVFTLGLLLLVLGWVGAFLLGKARLLQTAQEPISHSMKNRGEN
- the acnA gene encoding aconitate hydratase AcnA, with amino-acid sequence MAKQDAYKVKSSLQVGDKSFAYYRLQGLEEQGIGEVSKLPFSIKVLLEAAVRQFDGRAITKEHVQQLATWTKGRDANKEVPLAPARIVLQDFTGVPAVVDLAAMRIAMKRAGGDPKRINPLVPVDLVIDHSVMVDDFGNPAALENNMKLEFERNAERYRFLRWAQTAFDNFRAVPPATGIVHQVNLEYLATVIATREVDGELVAFPDSLVGTDSHTTMINGLGVLGWGVGGIEAEAGMLGQPLYFVTPEVVGFKLTGTLSAGATATDLALTVTQMLRKKGVVGKFVEFYGPGLSNISLADRATVANMAPEYGATMGFFPVDAETLNYLRQTGREEDLISLVETYTKAQGLFRTDDTPDPVFSETLELDLSTVVPSLAGPKRPQDRVELTAMKESFNNSLRTPIDKGGFGLSEEKIAASAPVTYANGETATLKTGSVVIAAITSCTNTSNPSVMLGAGLLAKKAVEKGLKKPPFVKSSLAPGSRVVTQYLKDAGLIDSLDAIGFNVVGYGCTTCIGNSGPLPEETSKAIADEDLTVAAVLSGNRNFEGRIHAQVKANYLASPPLVIAYALAGTVDIDLTTEPIGTGKDGQPVFLKDIWPTPQEIAAAMDKAMNPALFRAEYGQVFTQNEAWNQIDVPTGDLYEWDEKSTYIQEPPFFKNLTGDIGHIEDVLAAKAIALFGDSVTTDHISPAGNISPTSPAGKYLQENGVERKDFNSYGARRGSHDVMMRGTFANIRIRNQVAPGTEGGVTKYLPTGEVMSIYDASMKYQADGTPLVVLAGKEYGTGSSRDWAAKGTFLLGIKAVIAESFERIHRANLVGMGVLPLQFADGNSWKSLGIDGTESFSIQGLSDDVQPGQRVKVTATRVDGSTFDFDVIVRLDSMVDVDYYRNGGILQTVLRQLLDEGKPVNA
- a CDS encoding DMT family transporter, translating into MGTYRAWGLLVFCNLFWAGNYVFGKYVVSELSPLWLTFSRWVLALVILIPLAQLLEKPDWKQAARAWLPLSLMGLLGVIGFNVLLYTSLQHTSATNAALVTALNPGVIVLFSVLLLRERVSRVQAAGFALSLLGVLVILTRGKIAHVFQTDYNQGDLLVLGCVLVWSLYSITGKRLKGVPPVTATAASTILGTAMMLPFAIAEGVDFSAISPMAIAGILYIVLFPSICSFVFWNVSVRAVGASKAGITLNLIPVFTAMISVIMGESITQAQVWGGLLVFAGVTLASGLIEQQWSRRKQAAAELAGK
- a CDS encoding DUF3892 domain-containing protein, translating into MTSSNEKDFARIYEEYKANGEQQAILENGGEAQSIPGKEQIVAVRKNDDGDLIAFKTDTGRELDYITALSEAKAGKLAHVDVFHKYGRDILRSEPDGIKENNLDNLPPF
- a CDS encoding class I SAM-dependent methyltransferase, which produces MKQNKYDDESFFLAYQQMPRSIRGLEAAGEWQELRSLLPDLRSKRVLDLGCGYGWHCRYAREQQASSVVGVDLSEKMLQKAREQTNDPAIAYVQMAIEDIAFADGEFDVVLSSLALHYVEAFGALCQKVYDCLKQGGTFLFSVEHPIFTSRAEQDWCYGPNGERLHWPVDDYQSEGVRVTSFLDENVIKYHRTIATYMNDVIEAGFVIKAVREPKPPKEMMQQDVRMKEELRRPMMLILSAEKPASQKRSTE
- a CDS encoding MBL fold metallo-hydrolase, which produces MSDLHLLTIEIENGGQRQSIAPVLLQDERDVVLVDCGYPDSMEKLEAAAGRYGLSLGSITKLIVTHHDLDHIGSLAALKEAYPHIAVIAHEREVPYVQGIKRSLRLQQAESTLADLPDELKPGAEQFIRSLASVEPAVVDQIVSHGEKLPWCGGIEVVHTPGHMPGHISLYLPGSKTLIAGDAVVYENGQLDIANPHFALDLKEAVRSVQRLLAYDIEQIVCYHGGWFRGDVQKELCRLIDSYQERSGEAR